The window TAAGCAACGATGCGGCTTCACTCGCCTGACCTCCCTGTAGCAGGGCATTCGCCAGGTTCAGTTGCAGGACCGGGTTAATCCGTAAATCGCGGGCGTTTTTCAGCCGGGAAATGGCCTCATTCGCTTTCTTTTGGCCAAGGTCGATATCGGTGGCCAGGTCCAGATACCAGGCGTTGCCAGGCTCCGCAGAGAGCAAAGGCTGTAACGCTTTGCGCGCTTCATCGTATTTACCGGCCTCCATCGCCTGTAACGCCCGGCCATATTGCGCGGCGCGCTGCTGGCGAACGTTGCCTTTTGCCCATTCATCCAGCAGGTCGCTGGTGAGCTGATTGCGTCCGGAGTTGTACATACCCAGCGTGCGCGCTTTCGCGAGATAAAAATCTTCCGAGGACTGTACGACTACCGGGCGCATCTGGTTGGCGCGGTTACGGGCGTCCGACAAACGGCTTTCCGGGAGCGGGTGCGTCAACAGAATTTCAGGCGGACGGGAAGAATAGCGCGCCTGATCGAGCAGCTTTTCGAGGAAGGTCGGCATCGCCTGCGGATCGAATCCGGCGCGCTGCAGCACCTGAATGCCGATACGGTCCGCCTCCTGTTCGTTTTGCTGGGTAAAGCTGATCATCTCCTGGCGGGTGCCCGCCAGTGTACCGGTGAGCGCCGCCATTCCCGCCTGCGGGCTGGCCATCGCTAATAAAATCGACCCCAGCGCGCCAACCCAGGTCAACGGCGCGCTGCGCTTTTGATCCTCCATCGCCCGCGCCAGATGGCGCTGGGTGACGTGGGAAATTTCGTGCGCCATCACCGACGCGAGCTGGCTTTCATTATCGGCATAGCGAAACAGCGCCGAGTGCAGCACCACGTTTCCGCCAAAGAAGGCGAAGGCGTTAATTTCGTCGTTATTGATCAAAAAGAAATGAAAGGGGGTTTTGACCGAATCGGCATGAGAGACAAGACGCATCCCGAGTCCGTTGATGTACTTAACCAGCAGCGGGTCGTTAATCAGCGGCGCGCTGCCGCGTAGCTGACGCACATAATAATCGCCCATCTGCATTTCCTGCCCGATGGTCAGCGTGCCGGCCGCCGACGTTCCCATGTCCGGCAATGTGTCCGCAGCGTCTGCGAACGCGGGCGCTACCTGACCGAGAGTCAGCGCAGCAATGAGGGTAGCAACCAGGTTTTTCTTAAACTGCCTGAACATAACCTCTGTCCTGTTTTCTTTGAGATGTTCATTTGACCGATGCCGGGCAGTATCGTTCCCGTTCCGCCAGCAAAGGCAGTGTAACGGTGAAAACCGCTGCTGAATACCCCGCACAAATGACTTTTCAGTTTCCTGAATCAGCAATAAAAAGCGAAGTCTTTTTTGTGACATTTGGATACAATTCGGGATCGCAATCCCGCTATTGAGGTTCAGGGAAGGTTTTATGCTCGAAATGTTAATGCAATGGTATCGTCGGCGCTTTAGCGACCCCGAGGCGATTGCTCTGCTGGTGATACTGGTTGCCGGGTTTGGCATTCTGTTCTTTTTTAGCGGGCTCCTGGCGCCGCTGCTGGTCTCAATTGTGCTGGCTTATCTGCTGGAGTGGCCGACGGTTCGTCTCGAAGCCATTGGCTGTTCACGCCGTCTGGCGACCTCCGTCGTGCTGATTGTCTTCGTGGGGATTCTGCTGCTGATGGCCCTGGTGGTGATGCCGGTGGCGTGGCAGCAGGGCATTTACCTGATCCGCGATATGCCCGGTATGCTGAACAAGCTGTCGGATTTTGCCGCCACCCTGCCGCGTCGTTATCCCGCGTTAATGGACGCCGGCATCATCGACGCTATGGCGGAAAATATGCGCACGCGCATGCTGACGCTGGGCGATTCGGTGGTGAAATATTCGCTCGCTTCGCTGGTTGGCCTGCTGACGCTGGCGGTTTATCTGGTGCTGGTGCCGCTGATGGTGTTCTTTCTGCTCAAAGACAAAGAGCAAATGCTGAACGCGGTGCGCCGGGTGCTCCCGCGCAATCGCGGGCTGGCCGGGCAGGTCTGGAAGGAGATGAACCAGCAAATTACCAACTATATTCGCGGGAAAGTGCTGGAGATGGTGGTGGTCGGCGTGGCGACCTGGCTGGGCTTCCTGCTGTTCGGGCTGAACTACTCGCTGCTGCTGGCGGTGCTGGTTGGTTTCTCCGTCTTAATCCCCTATATCGGCGCCTTTGTGGTCACTCTGCCGGTGGTGGGCGTTGCGCTGTTCCAGTTTGGCCTGGGAACGGAGTTCTGGAGCTGTTTTGCGGTCTATCTGATTATTCAGGCGCTGGACGGCAACCTGCTGGTGCCGGTGCTGTTCTCCGAAGCGGTGAACCTGCATCCGCTGGTGATCATTCTCTCCGTCGTGATCTTCGGCGGACTGTGGGGATTCTGGGGCGTTTTCTTCGCTATTCCGCTGGCTACATTGATCAAAGCTGTGGTGCATGCCTGGCCTGACGCGCAGATTGCTGACGAATCATAAGCCGCTTGCCGGCGACAATCCGTCGCCGGATATCATTTTTTCATAGAAATTTTCTGAATCTGGCGGCGGAAATGTCGTTTTTTTGATTTTTTCTCTTTAACGTGACCCACGTGATGAATTTATGTCACCAAAGGATAAGACCAACAGGAGAAAAAATGGGTCACAACACGCAACACACAACGCACACGCAGCAAAAGGTTGGATGGGGCGGCTACCTCGCCTTTTTCATTACCATTATCTTTTTTTCAGGGATGTTTTCTAAATCCACCGAGTGGTGGCGGGTCTTTGATTTCACCGTACTCAACGGGGCGTTTGGTCATATAAGCGCCACGGGAGAAAGCGCGCTGTCGTTTCGGGGAACCGGCGGGAGCGGGGCGAAGGATGGTTTTCTTTTCGCCCTTGAACTGGCGCCATCGGTGATTTTGTCGCTCGGTATTATCTCCGTGACCGAAGGGTTAGGCGGATTGCGCGCCGCGCAGCAGCTGATGACGCCGGTCCTGCGCCCGTTGCTTGGGATCCCGGGGATCTGCTCACTGGCGCTGATTGCCAACCTGCAAAATACCGATGCCGCGGCGGGGATGACCAAAGAACTGGCCGACGAAGGGATTATTTCTGAACAGGAACGCGCCATTTTCGTCACCTGGCAAACCAGCGGCAGCGCCTGTATCACCAACTATTTCTCCTCCGGCGCGGCGCTGTTTACCACCATTACCGTGCCGGTGATCACGCCGCTGGCGGTGATTTTAGTCTTCAAATTTGTGGGGGCGAACCTGCTCAGGCTGTGGATTTCGCAGCTTGAAAACCGCCGCCTGCAGCGGGAGGCGTAAGATGACCGCACAGACAAATAAAAATGTGATGGATATGTTTATTGACGGGGCGCGGCGCGGGTTTACCATCGCCACGACCAGTCTGCTTCCTAACGTGGTGATGGCGTTTGTGATTATTCAGGCGCTTAAAGTGACGGGGCTGTTGGATATTGTTGGCCGCGTATTCGAGCCCGTCATGGCGCTGTGGGGACTGCCGGGCGAGTCGGCGACCGTCCTGCTGGCCGCGGTAATGAGTATGGGCGGCGGCGTGGGCGTTTGCGCGAGCCTGGTGGTCGCGGGTTCTCTTAGCGGTCACGATGCCACCGTTCTGCTGCCCGCCATCTATCTGATGGGCAATCCGGTGCAGAACGTGGGGCGCTGCCTCGGGACGGCGGGGGTACATCCGCGCTATTATCCGCATATTATCGCCGTATGCGTGATTAACGCGCTGGTGTCGATATGGGTAATGCAACTTATTGTCTGACAAGGAAGGTTATGAACTGTTCAATTCTCAATCTGACGCTGTTTCAGCGCGGACATGTCTATGCGCCGGAGGATCTCGGCGTGCAGGATATTCTGGTCGCCGGCGGTAAAATTGTGGCGATCGCGCCGGCTATCGCCCCCGGCGATTTTCCCGGCTGCCAATGTATCGATCTGGAGGGTGCCATTGTCTGCCCCGGCTTTATCGACCAGCATGTCCATCTGATTGGCGGCGGCGGTGAGGCTGGCCCGCATACCCGCACGCCGGAGGTTCGCTTGTCGCGGCTGGTTGAGGCCGGGATCACCTCGGTGGTTGGGCTACTGGGAACCGATGGCATTACCCGCCATCCGGAGTCGCTGCTGGCCAAAACCCGCGCTCTGGAAACCGAGGGCATCAGCGCGTGGATGCTCACCGGCGCCTACTCTCTGCCATCGCCGACCATTACCGGCAGCGTGGATCGCGACGTGGCGCTGATTGACAAGATCATCGGCGTGAAATGCGCGATTTCGGATCACCGCTCCTCTGCGCCGACGGCCGCCGCGCTGGCGACGATGGCCGCGCAGTCGCGGGTGGGCGGCCTGTTAGGTCAGAAGGCGGGCATCAGCGTGTTTCACATGGGCAACAGCCTGCGTATGCTCGAGCCGCTGTATGAGATCCTCGCCAGCGCCGACGTGCCGATCACGAAGCTTCTGCCAACCCATGTCAACCGCGCAGAGCCGCTGTTCCATGCAGCGCTGGAATACGCACGTGAAGGCGGCTACATCGACATAACCAGCAGTATTGATGAGCCGGTCGATCCCGCAACGGCGATTATCACCGCCTTGCAGAATGACGTTCCGCTGTCGCGTATCACCCTGAGCTCAGACGGTAACGGCAGCCAGCCGGAATTTGATGAGCACGGCAACCTCATCGGCATTGGCGTGGCGGGATTTGATTCGCTGGCGCAAACCCTGCGTCGGTTAGTCAATCACCACCAGCTGCCGCTGGCGGAGGCGCTGTGCCCGCTGACGCGTACGGTGGCGGAGTTCCTTGGTCTGGAACAGAAAGGCCGCTTAGCCGTCGGATGCGATGCCGACATTCTGGTGCTGAACGAGGCGCTGGAGGTCAATCACCTGTGGGCGAAAGGCAAAGCGATGGTACGTGACAAGAGAGCGTGCGTGAAAGGCACCTTCGAGTAAGGCGCTGCGATCCGGCCTACAACCTGGCAGGGGGTAGGCCGGATAAGGCGAAGCCGCCATCCGGCAGAATCATCAACGGAAGATCAGGCGTTTTCTTTCAGCCAGTTCAGCACCACGTCGTGGTGATTGCTGGTTTTGAAGTCGTCGAAAACGTGTTCAACCTTACCGTCTGCGTCAATCAGGAAGCTGATGCGGTGAATGCCGTCATAGGTTTTCCCCATAAAGGATTTCTCGCCCCAGACGCCAAACTGCTCGCAGACCTGGTGATCTTCATCGGACAGCAGGGTAAAGTTCAGTAGCTCTTTTTCGGCAAAACGGGACAGTTTTTCAGGCTTGTCGGTGCTGATGCCCAGCACGTCCACGCCCGCTTTTTTCAACTCATCCATGTTATCGCGTAGGCCGCAGGCCTGAACGGTACAGCCCGGCGTCATGGCTTTCGGATAGAAATAGACCAGAACACGCTGTCCCTGGAAGTCGGTCAAATTTACTTGTTCTCCGTCTTGATCCGGCAAGCTAAATTTCGGTGCGATGTCACCGGCTTTCAGTGGATTCATTACTTAACTCCATCCTGTTCATCATGTTGTGAATAATTAACAACGTTAATACTGCCTTGCGCATTGAGTTCTGTACATAGTGCTTTAAAGGCCTGCTCGATATTTTCCGCATCGTGCGATGCCGGACTGTGCGCCGTAATCTGGATGTACAGCTGCGCAGGCTTTTCATCTTCAGCCGGTTGCGTACGCGAAACCAGCTCCGCGATGTTCATCTGATGGCTGTCGAACAGGGCGGTGAAACGCTCAATCAGGTGAGGAGAATCCGGCACGTCGACCTGAACCCATACCGTTGCCGGCATCGGCGGGCGCGGATGGGCGCTGGTACGCTTCATGACAATCAGTAAATCCAGCTCTGCGCCTTTCAGCGGTAGCGTCGATTCGATCAGGGTGATGGCATTCCAGCTGCCGGAAAGCAGCATGATAAACGTAAACTCATCTCCCAGCATGGCCAGTCGGCTGTCTTCAATGTTACAGCCGCAGCTGCTGACATGGCGGGTGATGGTGTTCACAATTCCCGGGCGATCGGCACCCAGCGCAGTAATAACCAGATAATGTTGCGATGAAGGTGTCAAACCTGTTCTTCCTTTGATGGGTGGGGTAATCATAAGGAAAGCATAAAAAAAACCGCCGTACAACAGCCAGAAGGGCTCTGGTCACTTGCTTTTATTGCCATACCAAACGTACCATTGAGACACTTGTTTGCACAGAGGATGGCTCATGTTCACGGGAAGTATTGTCGCGCTTGTAACGCCGATGGATGAGAAAGGTAATGTCTGCCGGTCAAGCCTGAAAAAACTGATTGATTATCATGTCGCCAGCGGCACCTCGGCGATCGTTTCTGTGGGGACCACCGGCGAGTCAGCCACCTTAAGTCATGATGAGCATGGCGACGTGGTGATGATGACGCTGGAACTGGCCGATGGGCGTATTCCGGTGATCGCCGGAACGGGCGCGAACGCGACCGCGGAAGCCATTAGCCTGACGCAGCGTTTTAATGACAGCGGTATTGTCGGCTGCCTGACGGTGACGCCTTACTACAACCGTCCGACCCAGGAAGGGCTGTTCCAGCATTTCAAAGCCATCGCGGAACATACTGACCTGCCGCAAATTCTGTATAATGTGCCGTCCCGTACCGGTTGCGATATGCTGCCGGAAACCGTAGGCCGTCTGGCGGAACTGAAAAATATTGTCGCAATTAAAGAGGCGACAGGGAACTTAAGTCGGGTTCATCAGATCAAAGAGCTGGTTTCAGACGATTTTCTGCTGCTCAGCGGCGATGACGCCACCACGATGGATTTTATGCAGTTGGGCGGGCACGGGGTGATCTCCGTGACGGCTAACGTCGCGGCGCGCGAGATGGCTGAGATGTGCAAACTGGCGGCGGAAGGGCGTTTTGCCGAGGCGCGGGTCATTAACCAGCGTCTGATGCCGTTACACAACAAACTGTTTGTCGAACCCAACCCTATCCCGGTGAAATGGGCATGTAAGGCGTTGGGCCTTGTGGCGACCGATACGCTGCGTCTGCCGATGACGCCGATCACCGACGGTGGTCGTGAAATTGTCAAAGCGGCGCTTAAGCATGCCGGTTTGCTGTAAAGTTTAGGGAGATTTGATGGCTTACTCAGTACAAAAGTCGCGCCTGTTCAGGGTTGCGGGTGTTTCGCTCGTTCTGCTGCTCGCGGCCTGTAATTCCGACTCGCGCTATAAGCGCCAGGTGAGCGGTGATGAATCCTATCTGGATGCCGCGCCGCTGGCTGAACTCCATGCGCCAGCGGGAATGATCCTGCCGGTGACCACGAGCGATTATAACATCCCGGTGACCAACGGCAGCGGCGCTGTCGGTAAAGCGCTGGACATTCGCCCGCCTGCGCAGCCGCTGGCGCTGGTCAGCGGAGCGCGTACCCAGTTTGCCGGGGATACCGCCACGCTGCTGGTGGAGAACGGACGCGGCAACACGCTGTGGCCGCAGGTAGTCAGCGTGATTCAGTCAAAAAACTACACGATTGAAAAGCGCGATGACGCCAGCCAGACCCTGACGACCGACTGGGTTGAGTGGAACCGTCTTGACGAAGACCAGCAGTATCGCGGTCGTTATCAAATCTCGGTGAAACCGCAGGGCTATCAGCAGGCGGTGATGGTGAAGCTTATCAATCTGGAGCAGGCGGGCAAGCCTGTGGCGGATGCCGCTTCACTGCAACGCTACAGCGCGGAGATGATGAA is drawn from Citrobacter rodentium NBRC 105723 = DSM 16636 and contains these coding sequences:
- the bamC gene encoding outer membrane protein assembly factor BamC, giving the protein MAYSVQKSRLFRVAGVSLVLLLAACNSDSRYKRQVSGDESYLDAAPLAELHAPAGMILPVTTSDYNIPVTNGSGAVGKALDIRPPAQPLALVSGARTQFAGDTATLLVENGRGNTLWPQVVSVIQSKNYTIEKRDDASQTLTTDWVEWNRLDEDQQYRGRYQISVKPQGYQQAVMVKLINLEQAGKPVADAASLQRYSAEMMNVISAGLDKNATDAANAAQNRSAMTMDVQSAADETGLPMLVVRGPFNVVWQRLPAALEKAGMKVTDSTRSQGSMAVTYKPLSDSEWRELGASDPGLASGDYKLQVGDLDNRSSMQFIDPKGHTLTQSQNDALVAVFQAAFSK
- a CDS encoding AI-2E family transporter, producing MLEMLMQWYRRRFSDPEAIALLVILVAGFGILFFFSGLLAPLLVSIVLAYLLEWPTVRLEAIGCSRRLATSVVLIVFVGILLLMALVVMPVAWQQGIYLIRDMPGMLNKLSDFAATLPRRYPALMDAGIIDAMAENMRTRMLTLGDSVVKYSLASLVGLLTLAVYLVLVPLMVFFLLKDKEQMLNAVRRVLPRNRGLAGQVWKEMNQQITNYIRGKVLEMVVVGVATWLGFLLFGLNYSLLLAVLVGFSVLIPYIGAFVVTLPVVGVALFQFGLGTEFWSCFAVYLIIQALDGNLLVPVLFSEAVNLHPLVIILSVVIFGGLWGFWGVFFAIPLATLIKAVVHAWPDAQIADES
- the bcp gene encoding thioredoxin-dependent thiol peroxidase — encoded protein: MNPLKAGDIAPKFSLPDQDGEQVNLTDFQGQRVLVYFYPKAMTPGCTVQACGLRDNMDELKKAGVDVLGISTDKPEKLSRFAEKELLNFTLLSDEDHQVCEQFGVWGEKSFMGKTYDGIHRISFLIDADGKVEHVFDDFKTSNHHDVVLNWLKENA
- the dapA gene encoding 4-hydroxy-tetrahydrodipicolinate synthase, which codes for MFTGSIVALVTPMDEKGNVCRSSLKKLIDYHVASGTSAIVSVGTTGESATLSHDEHGDVVMMTLELADGRIPVIAGTGANATAEAISLTQRFNDSGIVGCLTVTPYYNRPTQEGLFQHFKAIAEHTDLPQILYNVPSRTGCDMLPETVGRLAELKNIVAIKEATGNLSRVHQIKELVSDDFLLLSGDDATTMDFMQLGGHGVISVTANVAAREMAEMCKLAAEGRFAEARVINQRLMPLHNKLFVEPNPIPVKWACKALGLVATDTLRLPMTPITDGGREIVKAALKHAGLL
- a CDS encoding YjiG family protein is translated as MTAQTNKNVMDMFIDGARRGFTIATTSLLPNVVMAFVIIQALKVTGLLDIVGRVFEPVMALWGLPGESATVLLAAVMSMGGGVGVCASLVVAGSLSGHDATVLLPAIYLMGNPVQNVGRCLGTAGVHPRYYPHIIAVCVINALVSIWVMQLIV
- the bepA gene encoding beta-barrel assembly-enhancing protease; its protein translation is MFRQFKKNLVATLIAALTLGQVAPAFADAADTLPDMGTSAAGTLTIGQEMQMGDYYVRQLRGSAPLINDPLLVKYINGLGMRLVSHADSVKTPFHFFLINNDEINAFAFFGGNVVLHSALFRYADNESQLASVMAHEISHVTQRHLARAMEDQKRSAPLTWVGALGSILLAMASPQAGMAALTGTLAGTRQEMISFTQQNEQEADRIGIQVLQRAGFDPQAMPTFLEKLLDQARYSSRPPEILLTHPLPESRLSDARNRANQMRPVVVQSSEDFYLAKARTLGMYNSGRNQLTSDLLDEWAKGNVRQQRAAQYGRALQAMEAGKYDEARKALQPLLSAEPGNAWYLDLATDIDLGQKKANEAISRLKNARDLRINPVLQLNLANALLQGGQASEAASLLNRYTFNNKDDSNGWDLLAQAQAALNNRDQELAARAEGYALAGRLDQAISLLSSASSQAKLGSQQQARYDARIDQLRQLQERFKPYTRM
- a CDS encoding glycine cleavage system transcriptional repressor, with the translated sequence MTPSSQHYLVITALGADRPGIVNTITRHVSSCGCNIEDSRLAMLGDEFTFIMLLSGSWNAITLIESTLPLKGAELDLLIVMKRTSAHPRPPMPATVWVQVDVPDSPHLIERFTALFDSHQMNIAELVSRTQPAEDEKPAQLYIQITAHSPASHDAENIEQAFKALCTELNAQGSINVVNYSQHDEQDGVK
- a CDS encoding nucleoside recognition domain-containing protein gives rise to the protein MGHNTQHTTHTQQKVGWGGYLAFFITIIFFSGMFSKSTEWWRVFDFTVLNGAFGHISATGESALSFRGTGGSGAKDGFLFALELAPSVILSLGIISVTEGLGGLRAAQQLMTPVLRPLLGIPGICSLALIANLQNTDAAAGMTKELADEGIISEQERAIFVTWQTSGSACITNYFSSGAALFTTITVPVITPLAVILVFKFVGANLLRLWISQLENRRLQREA
- the iadA gene encoding beta-aspartyl-peptidase → MNCSILNLTLFQRGHVYAPEDLGVQDILVAGGKIVAIAPAIAPGDFPGCQCIDLEGAIVCPGFIDQHVHLIGGGGEAGPHTRTPEVRLSRLVEAGITSVVGLLGTDGITRHPESLLAKTRALETEGISAWMLTGAYSLPSPTITGSVDRDVALIDKIIGVKCAISDHRSSAPTAAALATMAAQSRVGGLLGQKAGISVFHMGNSLRMLEPLYEILASADVPITKLLPTHVNRAEPLFHAALEYAREGGYIDITSSIDEPVDPATAIITALQNDVPLSRITLSSDGNGSQPEFDEHGNLIGIGVAGFDSLAQTLRRLVNHHQLPLAEALCPLTRTVAEFLGLEQKGRLAVGCDADILVLNEALEVNHLWAKGKAMVRDKRACVKGTFE